One genomic window of Burkholderia diffusa includes the following:
- the bcsA gene encoding UDP-forming cellulose synthase catalytic subunit: MKAAFASRWRAAARRATDWCACGIGLPAQRTLLDWLVRLFFHAPPPGRPDPVRRRARVAFLWLAQEWGVLQPLSPREWLWRAIVRAPRAADERPARDPLAWFDTFVVPAYVAARALGARIDALLGRLPWARWGGWLDARAHGVGRHRWLAPLLLIAGALMWAAAGMSPLMPGAQFAFFAIVAVLALALRRLPGHLPTLALASLALLATVRYVWWRTTQTLDFRSPVEAFAGYLLYGAEAYTWMILLLGFIQTAWPLDRPIVPLPDDPDSWPSVDIYIPTYNEPLSVVKPTVFASQSIDWPTAKLRVYLLDDGRRPEFEAFAREAGIGYLTRDDNRHAKAGNINRALPKTHGDYIAIFDCDHVPTRSFLQTTMGVFLRDPKCALVQTPHHFFSPDPFERNLGTFREIPNEGNLFYGLVQSGNDLWNATFFCGSCAVLKRSALEEVGGVAVETVTEDAHTALKLHRRGYTSAYLPTVQAAGLATESLAGHVKQRTRWARGMAQIFRIDNPFLGRGLGLIQRICYGNAMLHFFYGIPRLVFLTIPLAYLFFHLYFINASSVALASYVIPYLVLANVANSRMQGRYRHSFWAEVYESVLAWYIALPTTVAFFSPKHGKFNVTDKGGKIDEGYVDWSTSKPYLVLFALNVLAIAAGLWRLVADQGDEASTILITLGWTVYNLAMLGAALAVARETRQVRVTHRIAMRVPATLLLADGSTAACFTSDYSTGGLGLEAVPGLALAVGDTLTVCVTRGDRPFPFPVRVSRVTPTHVGVSFEALTLEQERQLVQCTFGRADAWLDWHASARADTPLRGLKEVLRVGLDGYVRMWKGAARGVQSMIAPKLDRARD, from the coding sequence ATGAAGGCCGCGTTCGCGTCTCGCTGGCGCGCCGCGGCGCGGCGTGCGACCGACTGGTGTGCGTGCGGGATCGGGCTGCCGGCCCAGCGCACGCTGCTCGACTGGCTCGTGCGGCTGTTCTTTCATGCACCGCCGCCCGGCCGGCCCGATCCCGTGCGCCGCCGGGCGCGCGTCGCGTTCCTGTGGCTCGCGCAGGAGTGGGGCGTGCTGCAGCCGCTGAGCCCGCGTGAATGGCTGTGGCGCGCGATCGTGCGTGCGCCGCGCGCGGCCGACGAGCGGCCCGCGCGCGATCCGCTCGCATGGTTCGACACGTTCGTCGTGCCGGCCTACGTCGCGGCGCGCGCGCTCGGCGCCCGCATCGACGCGTTGCTCGGGCGTCTGCCGTGGGCGCGCTGGGGCGGCTGGCTCGACGCGCGCGCGCATGGCGTCGGCCGGCATCGCTGGCTCGCGCCGCTGCTGCTGATCGCCGGTGCGCTGATGTGGGCCGCGGCCGGGATGTCGCCGCTGATGCCCGGCGCGCAGTTCGCATTCTTCGCGATCGTCGCGGTGCTGGCACTGGCGCTGCGCCGCCTGCCGGGTCATCTGCCGACCCTCGCGCTCGCGTCGCTCGCGTTGCTCGCCACGGTCCGCTACGTGTGGTGGCGCACGACGCAGACGCTCGATTTCCGCAGCCCGGTCGAGGCGTTCGCCGGCTACCTGTTGTACGGTGCCGAAGCCTACACGTGGATGATCCTGCTGCTTGGCTTCATCCAGACCGCTTGGCCGCTCGACCGGCCGATCGTGCCGTTGCCCGACGATCCCGACAGCTGGCCGAGCGTCGACATCTATATCCCGACCTACAACGAGCCGCTGTCGGTCGTGAAGCCGACCGTGTTTGCATCGCAGAGCATCGACTGGCCCACGGCCAAGCTGCGCGTGTACCTGCTCGACGACGGCCGTCGCCCCGAGTTCGAGGCGTTCGCGCGGGAAGCGGGGATCGGCTACCTGACGCGCGACGACAATCGCCATGCGAAGGCAGGCAACATCAACCGCGCATTGCCGAAGACGCACGGCGACTACATCGCGATCTTCGACTGCGATCACGTGCCCACGCGCTCGTTCCTGCAGACCACGATGGGCGTGTTCCTGCGCGACCCGAAGTGCGCGCTGGTGCAGACGCCGCACCATTTCTTCTCGCCCGATCCGTTCGAGCGCAACCTCGGCACGTTCCGCGAGATCCCGAACGAGGGCAACCTGTTCTACGGGCTCGTGCAGTCGGGCAACGACCTGTGGAACGCGACGTTCTTCTGCGGATCGTGCGCGGTGCTCAAGCGCAGCGCGCTGGAGGAGGTGGGCGGCGTCGCCGTCGAGACCGTGACCGAGGACGCGCATACCGCGCTCAAGCTGCATCGCCGCGGCTACACGTCGGCTTACCTGCCGACCGTGCAGGCGGCCGGCCTCGCGACCGAGAGCCTCGCGGGGCACGTGAAGCAGCGCACGCGCTGGGCGCGCGGGATGGCGCAGATCTTCCGCATCGACAACCCGTTCCTCGGGCGCGGGCTCGGCTTGATCCAGCGGATCTGCTACGGCAACGCGATGCTGCATTTCTTCTACGGGATCCCGCGGCTCGTGTTCCTGACGATCCCGCTCGCCTACCTGTTCTTCCACCTGTACTTCATCAATGCGTCGTCGGTTGCGCTCGCGAGCTACGTGATCCCGTACCTGGTGCTCGCGAACGTCGCGAACTCGCGGATGCAGGGCCGTTATCGCCACTCGTTCTGGGCGGAAGTCTATGAATCGGTGCTCGCGTGGTATATCGCGCTGCCGACCACCGTCGCGTTCTTCAGCCCGAAGCACGGCAAGTTCAACGTGACCGACAAGGGCGGCAAGATCGACGAGGGCTACGTCGACTGGTCGACGTCGAAGCCGTATCTCGTGCTGTTCGCGCTGAACGTGCTCGCGATCGCGGCCGGCCTGTGGCGGCTCGTGGCCGATCAGGGCGACGAGGCGTCGACGATCCTGATCACGCTCGGCTGGACCGTCTACAACCTCGCGATGCTCGGCGCCGCGCTGGCCGTCGCGCGCGAGACCAGGCAGGTGCGCGTCACGCACCGGATCGCGATGCGCGTGCCGGCGACGCTGCTGCTCGCCGACGGGTCGACGGCCGCTTGCTTCACCAGCGACTACTCGACCGGCGGCCTCGGCCTCGAAGCGGTGCCGGGGCTGGCGCTCGCAGTCGGCGACACGCTGACGGTGTGCGTGACGCGTGGCGACCGGCCGTTCCCGTTCCCGGTGCGCGTGAGCCGCGTGACGCCGACGCACGTCGGCGTGAGCTTCGAGGCGCTGACGCTCGAACAGGAGCGCCAGCTCGTGCAGTGCACGTTCGGCCGCGCGGACGCGTGGCTCGACTGGCACGCGAGCGCGCGCGCGGACACGCCGCTGCGCGGGCTGAAGGAAGTGCTGCGCGTGGGCCTGGACGGTTACGTGCGAATGTGGAAAGGCGCGGCGCGCGGCGTGCAGTCGATGATCGCGCCGAAGCTCGATCGGGCGCGCGACTGA